One region of Oceanipulchritudo coccoides genomic DNA includes:
- a CDS encoding TonB-dependent receptor plug domain-containing protein, protein MKLQKYLIPILLPITPLLAQTDEEESDSQVFELSPFVVDAQDDTGYYASQTLAGTRLKTDVRDVGSSIQILTSEFIDDVGADDVNDLFLYTTNTESSGLNGNFADYTVGATSFGDEAFRANPQGAQRIRGLTRADNTRNYFLTRIPSDQFNTERVEINRGANSILFGLGSPAGIANTSLSQARFSDFGEIRHRFDSEGTSRFELDYNKEVIKDKLAVRLALLADQTKFYQEPAFEDDDRVYLSAIAKPWKGAALRGFIESGDRDANRPSIIFPASTLETWFDSNPIVRQRVQDILDTNGVTDINGNPLTVPSNMAIAFDPFLYDIYARNETKVLNAGDVNLDGTIDAADDLARIHSLRNQVVFPQNNADRFVKHPNASRQILDVFNYNQIDKGGAAGGVSAIQTNINTKFWLPKVATLPFEIDPSGNGQTSYNYNASIMPWREWDATLVPTSISNLDIFDYTKNLLSGNSSFQNDDWKHYNITFEQLLLNDHFGFEVVYDNQDYSREVFIPFQAWTAVFVDVMENYLGQPNPNFGRPFIQARTNKVDIEDSRDTIRITSFLRVVPEEIWGDSRLASWLGKHTFTGLYNNYDQDDSRSTYNQYITDEFAGSTIRANEVENLTSAQRRYNYMFYLSDQDLTQLNSVDEVRLNRLTYQNIWNPGQTTTITGLDPVTGERYTEELQYNVLMDGYDTNAQSVDSYAAIWNGSFFNHHLIGLAGWRRDEARSVSYDAALDPITGLPDLDMMNLIGSDKEVTTESVSWSVVGHVPDRFMPEGTGLSLHYGVSENFTLGASQRDLYGNDVPAPSGETKEYGFTLELFDGKLFARVNWFETDLLNRALENNNNLYTKFITRGMLHIYGHLSESQVRGFIPPSGDPDSTDYDPGTPNFDLGMQALSDLSALIPQEVLEQANLVDFDGTGRVTDNSNPANTLLFGDTEDVTAEGLEVEVTYNPTRNWRISLNVAKQETVVTNYSPRLAALLEQTDSIIGSANGSIKDLRFYPDYDNEPLAYMTGEFTDNNDIGEWLEKLVYSDYRNFKSQEGRISDQQRKWRVNLITNYNFRDGFLDGFSIGGAYRWQDGAVVGYPAELINGQIISDVSSPHKAPSETNVDVWLRYRRKLFNKKVDWTIELRVQNINTDADDLIAVAASRNTDYEVAVWRPGPPRIWRITNTFKF, encoded by the coding sequence ATGAAACTCCAAAAATACCTCATCCCAATACTGCTCCCAATAACGCCACTCCTCGCGCAAACTGACGAGGAGGAATCAGACTCCCAGGTCTTCGAACTCTCCCCGTTCGTTGTCGACGCACAGGATGACACCGGCTACTACGCCAGTCAGACGCTCGCCGGCACACGCCTGAAGACGGACGTCAGGGATGTCGGCTCATCCATTCAAATCCTCACGTCCGAGTTTATCGATGATGTGGGCGCAGATGATGTGAATGACCTGTTTTTATATACAACCAATACCGAGTCATCCGGTTTAAATGGAAACTTTGCAGATTATACAGTTGGAGCAACCTCCTTTGGAGATGAGGCCTTCCGCGCAAATCCGCAGGGTGCCCAGCGGATCCGCGGACTGACACGTGCCGACAACACGCGAAATTATTTCCTCACCCGCATTCCCAGTGACCAGTTCAACACGGAGCGGGTGGAAATTAACCGCGGGGCCAATTCCATACTGTTCGGACTTGGTAGTCCGGCTGGTATTGCCAACACTTCCCTCAGCCAGGCACGCTTTTCAGATTTCGGGGAAATTCGTCACCGCTTCGACAGTGAGGGAACTTCGCGATTTGAACTCGATTACAACAAGGAAGTGATCAAAGACAAGCTGGCTGTACGCCTGGCTCTTCTCGCTGACCAGACAAAGTTCTATCAGGAGCCGGCCTTTGAGGATGATGACCGGGTTTACCTCAGCGCCATTGCCAAGCCATGGAAAGGCGCTGCCCTGCGCGGTTTTATTGAAAGCGGGGACCGCGACGCAAACCGCCCCAGTATCATCTTCCCTGCCAGCACACTCGAAACATGGTTTGATTCCAACCCAATTGTCCGCCAGCGCGTACAGGACATTCTGGACACAAACGGAGTCACTGACATCAACGGTAATCCCCTTACCGTTCCCAGCAACATGGCAATCGCCTTTGATCCCTTCCTTTATGACATCTACGCCAGAAACGAGACCAAGGTTTTGAATGCAGGAGACGTCAATCTTGACGGGACAATCGACGCAGCCGATGACCTGGCACGAATCCACAGCCTGCGGAACCAGGTTGTCTTTCCTCAGAATAACGCTGACCGCTTTGTCAAGCACCCCAACGCCTCCAGACAGATCCTCGACGTGTTCAACTACAACCAGATTGACAAGGGTGGCGCGGCGGGTGGCGTCAGTGCCATTCAGACAAACATTAATACAAAGTTCTGGTTGCCGAAAGTCGCGACCCTTCCATTCGAGATTGATCCAAGCGGCAATGGCCAGACGTCTTACAACTACAATGCTAGCATCATGCCATGGAGGGAATGGGATGCAACCCTCGTACCAACCAGCATCAGTAACCTGGATATTTTTGATTACACAAAGAACCTGCTCTCTGGAAATTCCTCCTTCCAGAACGACGACTGGAAGCACTACAATATCACTTTTGAGCAGCTACTGCTGAATGACCACTTCGGGTTTGAGGTCGTTTATGATAATCAGGACTACTCGAGGGAAGTCTTTATTCCGTTCCAGGCATGGACAGCCGTCTTTGTCGACGTCATGGAGAATTATCTTGGCCAGCCCAATCCCAACTTTGGGCGTCCCTTCATTCAAGCGCGTACCAACAAGGTCGACATAGAGGACTCGCGCGACACGATCCGGATCACCTCATTCCTGCGTGTGGTCCCCGAGGAAATATGGGGCGATTCCCGTCTGGCCAGCTGGCTTGGGAAACACACCTTCACCGGCCTCTATAACAATTACGACCAGGACGATTCCCGCTCAACTTATAACCAGTACATTACGGATGAGTTTGCCGGATCAACTATTCGGGCCAATGAGGTTGAGAACCTGACCTCGGCACAGCGTCGCTACAATTACATGTTCTACCTCAGCGATCAGGACCTGACTCAGCTAAATTCTGTCGATGAAGTCCGGCTTAATCGGCTCACCTACCAGAACATCTGGAATCCGGGACAGACCACAACCATCACTGGCTTGGATCCAGTCACCGGGGAGCGATACACGGAAGAACTTCAATACAATGTGTTGATGGATGGATACGATACAAATGCTCAAAGCGTCGATTCTTATGCAGCCATCTGGAACGGTTCATTTTTTAATCACCATTTAATCGGGCTTGCTGGCTGGCGCCGCGATGAAGCCCGCTCTGTCTCATATGACGCCGCTCTCGATCCCATCACCGGCCTCCCGGACCTTGACATGATGAACCTTATCGGAAGTGACAAGGAGGTCACAACGGAGAGTGTCAGCTGGTCGGTTGTCGGGCACGTCCCCGACCGCTTTATGCCGGAGGGCACCGGCCTGAGTCTTCATTATGGAGTATCCGAGAACTTCACCCTTGGGGCCTCCCAGCGTGACCTGTACGGGAACGATGTCCCTGCCCCTTCCGGCGAAACCAAGGAATATGGATTTACCCTGGAACTGTTCGATGGAAAACTCTTCGCCCGCGTGAACTGGTTTGAAACAGACCTCCTGAACAGGGCCTTGGAAAACAACAACAACCTCTACACAAAGTTCATCACCCGGGGGATGCTGCATATCTACGGGCACCTCTCCGAATCACAGGTCCGTGGATTCATCCCGCCCTCCGGCGACCCGGATTCCACGGATTATGATCCGGGCACACCCAATTTCGATCTGGGTATGCAGGCCTTGAGTGACTTGTCTGCTTTAATTCCGCAGGAGGTCCTTGAACAAGCCAATCTAGTCGATTTTGATGGAACCGGTCGTGTGACGGACAATTCCAACCCGGCCAATACGCTGCTCTTTGGAGACACTGAGGATGTAACCGCAGAAGGCTTGGAAGTAGAAGTCACCTACAACCCAACCCGGAACTGGCGCATTTCCCTCAATGTGGCCAAGCAGGAGACCGTTGTCACTAATTACTCACCGCGCCTTGCCGCCCTTCTTGAACAAACGGATTCTATAATTGGGAGCGCCAATGGCAGTATCAAGGACCTGCGGTTTTATCCGGACTATGACAATGAGCCACTAGCCTACATGACGGGCGAATTCACTGATAATAACGACATCGGTGAATGGTTGGAGAAATTGGTGTATTCAGATTACCGCAACTTCAAATCTCAGGAGGGCCGGATATCCGACCAGCAGAGAAAATGGCGTGTCAACCTCATTACAAACTACAATTTCCGCGACGGTTTTCTCGACGGATTCAGTATAGGGGGAGCTTATCGCTGGCAAGATGGAGCTGTGGTCGGCTATCCGGCTGAGCTAATCAATGGCCAGATCATTTCTGATGTAAGTAGTCCACACAAAGCACCCAGCGAAACAAATGTCGATGTCTGGCTGCGCTACCGCCGGAAGCTCTTCAATAAGAAGGTTGACTGGACAATCGAACTGCGTGTCCAGAATATCAATACAGACGCGGATGACCTGATCGCTGTGGCCGCCTCACGCAACACCGATTATGAAGTGGCTGTCTGGCGCCCAGGCCCGCCACGCATCTGGCGGATCACGAACACGTTTAAGTTCTAG